Proteins found in one Quercus robur chromosome 2, dhQueRobu3.1, whole genome shotgun sequence genomic segment:
- the LOC126702506 gene encoding uncharacterized protein LOC126702506 yields MAAQNIVRSGERWRVGNGQKIRIWSDKWLPIPSTFKVISPPTVLGSQALVFDLINSDTAKWKYDLVHQIFVPHEADIIFGLPLSSTLPADTLIWSTTPNGKFSVRSAYKIAMETRVQSDFGSCSNNSDMKTLWKVLWGLKIPNKVKHFGWRACKNILPTLSNLKKRGIVDNDLCEECKMGYESFGHVFWSYLCASGTWALTSIFCRQQHLFFNDFMELFWFLVHVQKSGEEVLSLAVTIAWALWTRQNEKRNGKQFMTGFELVKWCGTYIESFKAANSSTSSSSSDLSNAVSNSANAVSATTVAANAVSATAVSANATSLYAATSAISGSTALGSAKQCRQVWSPPNASVFKVNVDGAVFAEQRKSGVGVVIRNSEGLFMGALSMKLNQHLGSLEVEAKAYELGITFAKDMGFHEIVLEGDSVMVSNDIAGISPPPSLIASVVYGISSLLSAFRRFSISHVGRKGNQVAHLLAKHVQGVEQYVAWIKESPCFLEHTLSTDVLVSSLC; encoded by the coding sequence ATGGCTGCACAAAATATTGTTAGGAGTGGAGAAAGATGGCGGGTTGGGAATGGTCAGAAGATTAGGATTTGGTCTGATAAATGGTTGCCAATTCCATCTACCTTTAAAGTAATATCACCACCAACAGTGCTGGGCAGTCAAGCATTGGTCTTTGATCTTATTAATAGTGATACCGCGAAGTGGAAATATGATTTGGTTCATCAGATTTTTGTACCACATGAGGCTGACATCATTTTTGGTTTGCCACTTAGCTCAACTCTACCTGCAGATACCTTGATATGGAGTACAACCCCAAATGGGAAATTCTCAGTGAGGAGTGCTTACAAAATTGCTATGGAGACTAGAGTACAATCTGATTTTGGTTCCTGTTCAAACAATAGTGATATGAAGACACTTTGGAAGGTGCTATGGGGTTTGAAAATTCCAAATAAGGTTAAACACTTTGGGTGGAGAGCGTGTAAAAACATTCTACCAACATTGTCTAACCTTAAAAAGAGAGGAATTGTTGACAATGATTTATGTGAAGAGTGTAAAATGGGCTATGAATCCTTTGGTCATGTGTTTTGGAGCTACTTATGTGCTTCGGGTACCTGGGCTCTTACTTCTATTTTCTGCAGGCAGCAACatctattttttaatgattttatggAGTTGTTTTGGTTCCTAGTGCATGTTCAGAAAAGTGGTGAGGAAGTACTCTCATTAGCTGTGACCATTGCTTGGGCTTTGTGGACTAGgcaaaatgagaaaagaaatggaaaacaGTTTATGACAGGATTTGAACTAGTCAAGTGGTGTGGAACATATATTGAATCATTCAAGGCTGCAAATTCTTCAACTTCATCAAGTTCTAGCGATTTATCAAATGCAGTATCTAATTCTGCAAATGCAGTTTCTGCAACTACAGTTGCTGCAAATGCAGTTTCTGCAACTGCAGTTTCTGCAAATGCAACTTCTTTATATGCTGCAACATCTGCAATTTCTGGAAGTACTGCATTAGGCTCGGCAAAACAATGCAGACAGGTTTGGTCACCTCCTAATGCTTCTGTTTTTAAAGTAAATGTTGATGGGGCTGTCTTCGCAGAACAACGAAAGTCTGGGGTAGGAGTGGTAATACGCAATAGTGAAGGTTTGTTCATGGGAGCTTTGTCAATGAAGCTAAATCAACATCTGGGATCCTTGGAAGTCGAAGCAAAAGCTTATGAATTGGGCATTACATTTGCTAAAGATATGGGATTTCATGAGATTGTTCTTGAGGGAGATTCTGTTATGGTTTCAAATGATATTGCTGGCATTTCTCCTCCTCCATCTTTGATTGCATCAGTTGTGTATGGAATTAGTTCTTTGTTAAGTGCTTTTCGTAGATTTTCTATTTCACATGTTGGTAGGAAAGGTAATCAAGTAGCCCACTTGTTAGCAAAACATGTTCAGGGTGTTGAGCAATATGTTGCATGGATTAAGGAGAGCCCTTGTTTCTTAGAACATACTCTCTCAACTGATGTACTCGTTTCTAGTTTATGTTAA